A window of Aquila chrysaetos chrysaetos chromosome 19, bAquChr1.4, whole genome shotgun sequence genomic DNA:
TGGTTGCGCAGGGCGGGGGGAGGCCGCGGAGTAAGTACGCGGGGAGGCGGTGGGCGAGCGAACTGGCCGGGGGGGAGGGAGGCCGTGCCcgggagggctgtgctggggtcCCTGAGGGGGAAGAAGGCGGccctggggcggggggtgcTGGGGTCCCTGCGAGGGGACGGGCTGCGGCCGGCTCGGCGGGCCGGGGCGCGAAGGGGGCCCGGGGGGCAGCTGGGGCGGGCGAGGGGCAGCGTGTCTGTGGAGGACAGCGGAGCGTGGTTGGGTTGGGGGGCGAAGGGGCGGCCGGCCTCACGGCGGAGCCCGGTGGGAGCAGGCGGGAGCTCCAGCCCCGCTGCTGCGGGTCGGGGTGTcggcggggggggccggggccggagctCGGGTTCGGGCTCCCCCGTGAGGGCGGTGCGGAGCGGCCGGCTGTGGCGCGGCCCTGCGTGGCCAAGGCAGTTCGGCTCCAGGCCGGGCCCGGTCGCTTTCTCTTGGCTAACAACCCCTGCGTGGCCGGTCCTGTCTTCGTGTAGCGCTGCAGAGGCCTCTCCGGGGCTGTGTTTCGGAAACCTAAGCAGTCAGTGTGACGGTCCCCGAGGGGTTTCAGGTTGAGCTTGGGTCCTTTAAGGACGAGCCGAATAGAAACTGACTTAAGAGAAGGAGGCACAGTTTCCAGGGGATTTGTTAATGCTTCATGAAACTGTGCGGCCGCATTAGATGTGGTTCTTTATAATTTTAACACTGAAGTCATGTGTTTTGTGATCtcattaaaagtgaaaaaataacaaataatgcAAGCAGAGcataaataacttttatttgtGTATCACAAAAGCATATGGAGCaatatcactttttttctttgctttttaatattctttaatATGTTCTCTTGTCATCCTTTAACATCTGACCTTCTGGTTGGTAGGACTGGTGCCTTTATGTATCTCTGCAGACGTATCTCTCTTGTCTCTTGTGTATCTTTAGTCTGTGGTTAATGGATGTGTGTGCCTTGGTGAAGCAGGAATGAGCATAGTTTCAGATAGTAGATTTAAGATGGCGCTGGTTGATCATGCAGGGGGTTTTGGCATTGGTTAACCATCTTAAACTCTTGGCACAGTGGTTTGGGATTGCAAGGTCTCCAGCTCCTGTCCAGCAGTGCTGAACACAGTGCATGCTGACAGGGTGTCTGCATGGCTGAGGCTGGTTGGGGTCTGTTTCACTCCTTTGCCACAGAGGAATCGACAGTAGCGATTCATTTTTTAGGACATGCTGGCAGTATGTGAGTTCTTGCAGTTTCTAAGTGAGAGCTGGTGAAAACTTCTGCATTTGTCTGAGCTTTTTTAATTGCACTTGTTTACGTAAGGGTAAAGCTGTCTCCTACCAGGGAACATTAAGCCTAGGCCTTCAGAAGGTTTTGCTGGCCAGCTGGAGCTCTGCGCAGGTCGGTCCCAAAGGAGTGTGCTGCAGTATTAATGGCAGTGCTGTGCCTGTGCTAAAGAACTGAATGGGGCCATGATGAGGGCTGGAGCTTTCAAGTTGCATGATCTTCATCAATATATAATTATCAACACCATCCTAGGCATGGTATGGTCTGTGTCAGCCAGCATTTCTGGTGATGATACCTAGATATGGTTTGGGGAATAATGGAGGGGTCATTCCCAGTAGGCAGTCTTTTTTGGCTGTCATTTTTCAGGAGGGGAAAGAGTTTAGTTACAAGACTGTACGACTTGCCTTAAGGATAGGAGACCAGCTCCTGGCTGGTTTTATTTAACTTACAAATGTAGGTTGGTATTTTTAGGTTAGTCTGTGTATCGTCTTTCAAGcatgttggaaaagactttgttttgaaaatctgaataGATTCTGTcagttttgtcaaaaaaaagCTCCTTAAATTTCAAGGACCGTGAGACGAGTGATAGCTGGTATTCTGTAGTAGGACTTGTCATTGCTTCTACAGTGCCAGGAACAAAGTAGCTTCTGGTGAATGTCTTCCACTGTAAGTTGTAGTAATGACTGTCTTTATTCCTTGATTCTGTAGCActtaaaatgacaacagcagcaaGACCAACATTTGAACCTGcgagaggaggaagaggaaaaggtgaAGGAGACTTAAGTCAGCTATCCAAACAATATTCCAGCAGAGACCTTCCTTCTCATACTAAAATCAAATACAGGTTAGtattggtttttttggtcttaCGGCAAAACAGGCTGGGAATGATTCTTTTATTATGAGTGGTACTCTGAAATTTTCACAATAGGTGTTGATGTGCTTGACACTGAGCAGATGCCAGAGATTGTGCGACAGGGTTGAATGAATGGGCTGAAAGTGTAAGTCTCTAAAACAGACCTAGGAGATTGAATGCATTGCAAGTGATTGGAGAGGTTTAATTTTAGTGGTATTTATTACTGCTTATGGAATTGAATTGTCAGAAGAAGGTGAGCTTTGGAGACCAAGCATTTCAGGCAGTGGAGTGGAAAGAAAGTTGTCACTGGGACTGAGCCACGGAGGGTGCTGTCACTTGCAGAGCAAGATGGGATAAGAGGAGCGAAGTTGAGCATGTCTTACATGATGtggttttcctgcttttatttggCAAGGAATCACTTGGGAAGGGCATTAAAAGGAGGCAGGGAAGTCATGGAATAGCACTCAGGTAGTAGTACATGTTGGAAGAGCTGATGTTAAACACTGTAGGTGGTTCATCCAGGTCCTAGGAGAGGAAATTGCTTTAATCAGTGGGAAAGATAATGGGATCTTaggaatattttcctctgtttgaaATGCATAATAAATCTTCATTATCCTTTTGAAAGATTAAATGAAATCTGGAGTCAATGTGATACAGACACCTAGAATTTAAATCAAATATGTCAGCCTAGAAATGATCTTTTTATGGAACTGATGTTACTCTTGTCAGTGAAATTACTATTAAGGTTTTACATTTGCACTTTTTTGTGCAGATGTTTACCCTTTCATCTCTTTCCTCCTGCCCATTTGGTTTTTAAGAATATGTATGGATAAGGAAGTTGGGGTGTTTTGGAGAATGGCAAAATCAACAGCACAAAAAGTGCTGTCAAATGCATTTTGTTGTTATGGGAAAAATTGCTGGtgtggtttgtttctttaaacaaaagcagtgtTTGGAACACCAGTCTGTTGCTTTGAAAGAAGTGTGTGGGGACAAATATGTACAGGAATATACAATGTATGTTTTAACAAATCCCTCCATGTGCGTGAGAGAGAGAGTCGGAGGGGGCATTAAGtgtcttctgttctttctcccAAATACCTAATACAAAGTTGTCTTTGTTAAATTGCCAGGACTGCATCATTGCAGGAAAAGGTCAGTGTTTCAGTCCCGCTCATGTTCACTTGAACGACACagggtttggggggattttgCAGCTGTATCAGGGATTCCAAGTTCAggtttttaattacaaaagtaaatgaaatactTCATCATAAAGACAGGCTGTGCACACAATGTGTTTATAATGGCTTCAGTCTGGGTTTCTTCCAGGCACTCTTATTTCCAGCACTGGGTTCACAGAAAGGTGAAAGgagttgctgtttgtttttattcattaGTTCTTTTCAagatttccacagaaaattcaGTGCTCTCTAGGTGGAACTTATTGTGACTCAAATATAAATACTCTGTTGCTTTTGGCCATTGTGTGTTAtataaaagagggaaaaacatgTATTTGCAATTTGTGTCACTAAAGCTAGTGTTTTGCTTGTTCTCCCAACTTTTTTAACGGTCATGGGAGGTTATCTGGTATGGCTCTTGGAGGGGAAAAGGTTTATGAAAAGTTTGCTCTAGCCTTAGAGACTAGGTTTGCAGCAGCAATTTCGAATGATAAAACAGTGAGGAAAGTTGACCATAATGCTTGTGGGTGTCTGCTAGGACACTGGGCTTGGACTGCTGGAGAAGGAAGATTTAGACATAGCTACAAAAGGTAGATGTAGTCATCCTGGTTTTGTAGGAATTTATGTACGGTCTTTTAATTCATTTGAGAGCCACTGGAAGGAGCCTGTGTGTGTGACAttgcatgtctgtgtgtgtgtaatgcATACAGAGAAGGGGGCTGATGAAGAgagaataaacaaacacatgcCTACATGGTGCCCAGTTCTTATTCTCTATACTTACCTGTTCACCCCAGGATTTATTGGCctccttgaaaaaaattgctccCAGCTGCAGACTGTCAACTTCAGcaatttttcccccctcatgTTGTTTTAGACAGACCACTCAGGATGCTCCTGAAGAGGTGCGTAACCGTGATTTCAGAAGGGAGCTAGAGGAGAGAGAACGGGTTGctgcaagagaaaagaataGAGACAGACCAACCAGaggtaaaaacaaagaaacaaaaatcttaatACCTTTGTGTGGCATTGCTCTTGCACAAAACTTGGTGTTGTAAGAATTTCGCGGGTTGCAGACAGCACATTATGAGAGTAGAATTTAGGGTATTGGTCTGATAGTTCAGAGCTGTTGACCTGCACGGGAATGTCCGCTGGCTTTCGTGCTGGCTTCATGCTAGCAGAAATCTAGGCCAGCCAGTAGAATAGCATAGGCCATCATGCAGGCCAGCTGATACCATATGATTGTAATGAATTGGCAACAAGTATGTACAGCTaataaagggctttttttttgtacttggACAAGCGAGACAGAAAGGAGATGGGGAATGACTCATCTTCTAGTGTTACAGCACCAGTGTAACAATAAATCCGTTTTTAAAGTATGCAGTTCTGTTCAGATATAGTGAAGtgataattaaaatgaaaatcaaagggGGGGTTgagaaatactcatttttagTATTAAGCTTGACAGAATTTAGCTACTTTAGGTTTAGCTGTGAAGGTATTGTGAGGCTTTCAAATTCACAGATGAAAAGCAGATGTGGTTTGGACCAAGCTAGCCAACAGTAATGCTTTGGGGTGGTCCTTGAATGGGAACCCTCCAGTTGGTTATATAGAATAAGGATATTTCTCCACAcgtttttcttctgctattctttcttcttgaaataaTGACTTCAAAAAACTTCTGGAGGCCAAATTGTAAGTTTGGGGATGTTATTGCTTCCCTTGAGGATACCTACAGGGGAGGAATTAGCATGGGCATTAAGATtgagaagtgagaaaaaagtAAGCATGAGCTTGTGTCTCTTACTCTAATGCAAGACAAATTGTTTGTgaagatttttgctttctgacatTAGATGCTGTTAAATGAAGTGACTTAGtcactcttctttttaaatcttatgCCATAGAACACACAACTTCATCTTCTGTGTCTAAGAAGCCTCGGCTAGACCAGATTCCTGCAGCAAATCTTGATGCAGACGATCCTCTTACTGATGTATgtatcttcttttctgtcttctttcctttcattgtcTTGCCTTCAGGATTCACCGTTAATAAAATATGTACTTTTAGGTCTGCTAAAGATTTAAGACAGGTTCCGATGTATCTTCCTTTCACAGTTACTCTACTGTGGTGGAAGTCCAGAGTGGTTCAGAGGATTCTGGTCCATGCTGTAATGGTATTCTTAGAAAGCACACAAAAACTAGGGAACTGAAAATACCACTTGAAGTGTGGGGAATGGGTGACTTTTTAGATTTGGTCAACTACTGGGTTAGTTAGAATTCCCCAAAGGTAGAACTGTTGAGATACACTGACTGTCTGCATGAGCAATGGATTCTTGCTCTTGGCTCCTCTCTTCATCCTGATGTCTAGGATTTAGGTCTAAGGCTTGACAATAAGctcaggggttttttaatcctgttACATTTGTTCCCAACAATATTGGATGGGCTATTCGGGCACACTATTATAATGAATTATGTTACAGTGATTAGTGGGGACAGCCATTCTCTAGAATCTGTCAGCTATGTAGCAtttgaattataaaaaaaataattgcagtcCTCCAAAAAGCACAAACATGTTTTTGTCTTGACTTTACTGTACAAGAGCAAATAAACCATTTGTATTGTATTTGCTGGTGCTACTCCAAGCACCCAAGTACTTCAGAAATCAACCAGCAGCAAATTGCAGCCTTAGCTGGGCAGACCAGgactgtttttattaaatgaaatgaGCAAGCtgcttcttgtttccttttgttgctaTTAGGAAGATGATGAAGATGAGGACTTGGAAGACAGTGATGATGATGACACTGCAGCTCTTCTggctgaactggaaaaaatcaagaaagaacGAGCTGAGGAGCAGGCTCGAAAGGTAAAATCTCGCCCATTAAAGAGCATCTGTTTTTTGCAAACTGGTGTTTATTAAAACTGGTGTGCCTTAAGTACTTAGGATGAGTGAGAACTGGTAAACAAAGTAAGTGCCCTTCAAAACTTGTGTCAAGTGTGATGGGTTTGTTCTTCTATTTTGtcaagaattattttctttagtagACATACTGAACATTTTACTcactaaaacattttatttgctttcctaacACTTTGTAGAGGCAGTGAGTCAAGATAATCTTGCTTCTTGTATGCAAGTCCTTCTCTGAAGACGGCTATCATACCAAACTATATAGTTGTATTAGTGACTTACATACTGTCCAGTGTAATTTCATTTGTTAACTAGCTTTTATGAAACAAGAAATAcgatttttatttatgaaataaaaatctgtgctttttgatgctttttctaACGGCTGCAAGTTTTATACAGTAGTTGCTCTTTCACAGCATTGGTGCTGTGCTGCCTTGGCAAGGAGCACCAGTTGTAACTATAAGACCAGAACTGTTTTCATGTGATTATACACAGGTGAGTTTGTTTGAGAAATGTCTCCacaaaaatgaataataatacGGCAGTCTTTTCAGAACTTGGAAGGTCAACTCACATGTAGCCTTCATACCTCCCTATAATCTCTCTACAGATAGAAACACCATGTTCTGCCCTtgaaaggggagggaaggccCTATAGTTGAGATTGTTTTCTCGTGAGCGGGATGGAATCCTATGCTGTTggctcctccacctccttgGTGTAAGAGATTGTTGGGATGCAGTGCATTAGCAAAATTCCTGATTGATGAATGGACTTCTAGGGACTGTTTCTGGAGATAATCTGTGTTGTCAAACTAATCAGGACTTAAGATGAACTGTAGTAGCTCTAACATTGTATTGCAACAGAGTTTATAGAGTCCAGGTGTTTCATCTGCACTACTGAAATGCTCTACCTCTGGTGGTGCAACAGGAGTGGTGGATATGTGCAGCattccctcttctgctttttagtaAGCACTTTCTTCCTTTGAGTAGGGCTTAAGTTGTTttagtgcttttgaaaaatgttgcaTGCTTCAATTTGAGTagttttgtatgtttttataagTAGATTCTCCATTagtgtaaaaaacaaaaaacccaaagcaaacaaacaaaaaccccatcCAACCCCCTCCCCCGAAAAAGCTATCTGTCATCTTTGTATAAGGTAATCTGAGGTGTTTTTTAGAACATGCTGAATAAACATATAAATGCTGATCAGGAGGGTAATCAAAGGCTGCTGTGACAACTTAATGTTTTGGTGCCTTATAACCTTTTCTCTAGTTTAACAGACACGCTTATagtttaatgtttttcattaatattctCCAGTAGAGTTAACTGGCAGTGAACAGGGCGTAGTATCTCGCAGACGCTAGGAACAGCTAGGAGAGGATAATGTTTTAACTGCTGTAGGCAGCAATGTAGTGCTTACCTACTCTTGGCTAACAATATAGAAATTTACCTTTAGAATCAGCAAGGCCTGTAAAACCAGTGAGCTCTGCAATTTTGGAGTTAAGTACTTTGGAAGGCTAAAAGCTGTATCATGCTGCTTCAGTGCAGAAATTTTGCTGTAGAAGACTGTTGATACTTGATTCTCCATCTGGCCTGTGAATAGTCTTTTACATTAAAGTGTGTCTGAAAGTGTTTCTCGTCTCTTTATCTAGGCATTTGAAGCACATCACGCAGCAATGAAATTGTGTTCTGCAGTAATAACATGgtgaaaattacttaaaaacaCTGGCAACAATTCTTGCGTGTATTCCTGTGTGAAATATACTAAACTACAAATTAAGGGTAACAACGTGTAGGAAGGACTTCTACGTCAGCTTACTTCAGCTGTCCTTGCACAGtgcttaaaatgaaagtttagTTCTGTATGGATTTTTCACTTTGCCTGATAGTTGAAATTATACATCTAGATTAAACAGCATAACTTGTCACATTTCAGTGTAGAAAACGTGCATTAGGAaaataatggtaataaaatgcagcacagaCAACCAAATGCCTGCTTCCCTGTGTGTAGAAAGCAGGAGTTATAATCTCTATGAAATTCTTATTTTGTCACTAGAGGGTGCTAAAAGCTATGAAGTATTTAGTATAgcacttgctttattttgctgtctcCAAACTGGTATTATTTTTTACCTTTATGAAtgtcctccttcccccagaagCAGGGTTTATAATGTCCAATGCTGTGTGCATACTGAATACATGCACGGTTATCTGAAATgaatatgttttgtttcttcctaaaAATTAGTATTAGTTGTTTGCAATAGTGCACACTATTGCACACTCACTACGTACTCTGTTCATCCTTTCACCAGTTGGTTGCAGATAGGCTTTCTTAAAAATTGACATCTTCCATAAATAGTGGGTGCTCTATAGGTActtggaattttattttcttgggtttttttgagagtAGGAAACTAAGACTACGTTGGTGGAAAATGTAAAAACCAAGGGTGGGCATAGCCTTGGAAAGAGTCTTTAGGACTAAGGATCTCCTTAGGAAAGATCACTTAAGTATGTTGGCTTTAGGTGCAATCTGTTTAGATTATGCCTTGTTTTCCATGGCTTTGAAATAAGGTGTTACTGGCAAAGCATTTTACAGCAATTTTATATAAAtcccttttcccttcagatATGTGGGATTACATATTATTATGTCTTGCAAACCGTAATTTAAACCTAATTTTGTAAGTAGCCTTATATTAGTCATCCAGCTGACTTGAGGATAAAATCTCATGTAAAATCTTAATTATGTAGTCGCTGTTAGTCCTAATCCATGTACAGGGATGGTTTATCTGCTGAAACGCTGCTGTCCCTAGTAGGCAGCGTGGGTAAACTAGTGGCAAGGCAAAGGGAAACTACAGAGTGAATGCCTGTTCACTCTTCTGCACGTTGTTCTCAAATCTCTTTGTTGTTATTAACGTGTATCTGCATCTTCTTGGAACATGCCAGGGTCTTAACAAGATAAAGTGggtaaaatacagtaatatatCCCAAATTTGTGCcgtatgtaatttttttctgatactttagttattttcatttattaaaatgctagTCCAATAATTTCTGAGACTTCATTTAAAGTAAACTATATTTTTTGTTAACTGTCCTCACTCATCGCTTTGGTGTCCAGTATTTAAGTTGTCATGAAAAGAGGCCTGctccttttaaaatgcatctcgGGTGAGAcagcagttaaaaacaaaagatgggaatctgctttttttcagatcaaCATGCTCTCTGTTAACTTCCGTTATGTGGTCATACCAATTTCCATAGAAATCTTCTAAATCTAGTTTCGACAAATACTAGTATTAAGAGATTCTAACTTCCTTCACACTCGTATTTCTCTGTAATCTGTGAAGCAAATAGTTTGTCAACCAAATAAGCAATTCCTGTCAAAGCCTGTTAATTTCTCAAAATCCTTAAATTCCCTTGACTTCTGtagaaacattaaataaatactatgagtatttttaaaaattgattgaGCATGGGAGTCCCCCTGACTTTTCTCACGCCGTCCACAATTTTAATCTCTCAGGTTATTTCTAGTAGACGCTAAGCTGACCAGGAAATGTTAGTTTTGAAAGCCATTTCTGTGGAATAATTCTGGGTCTGTCTAAAACTGTACAAACGCTAGGTCTGCTGTCTACATGAACTATCCACGGGTAGGTTTCTTGGAAACATTTCAATATTCCAAATTCAGCATTACAATGCTCTTGAGTTTCAATTTTCAAGCACTTCCTTAAAAGGTAgattgaaataattaaaaacaaacctcaaaccAGTGAGCAGCTGAATGTACGTGTGCAGTTCCAGCAAAGCTATTTAACATCCATtcagtttttggtttgttttcttaacagttttatttcaccAAGTGTTTCTCTATAACTAAATATATTACTTTACCAACAGTCAAAATAGATCTTAGCTCTGTCCTGTGTTTTATTCACAGACTAGTGATAGAGATAGTGTCACAgactttcaaataaaacattagaaaatgAATGTTGATAAATATTAACCTTTTCACTTAAATTTTAAGAGTCTAACTAAAACTAGAATATCAAATCAGTGATTAAGAAAGAATTTTAGTAAAGAGGCAAAAGCAGATGGCAGAATATGTTTCTTCATTAAATGTTTGAGACATGCTAGCAATACTTACCCTTGCCAAGAGCTAATGATAATGTCCCCTCCCTTGTGGGCAAA
This region includes:
- the CWC15 gene encoding spliceosome-associated protein CWC15 homolog, whose amino-acid sequence is MTTAARPTFEPARGGRGKGEGDLSQLSKQYSSRDLPSHTKIKYRQTTQDAPEEVRNRDFRRELEERERVAAREKNRDRPTREHTTSSSVSKKPRLDQIPAANLDADDPLTDEDDEDEDLEDSDDDDTAALLAELEKIKKERAEEQARKEQEQKAEEERIRMENILSGNPLLNLTGPAQPQANFKVKRRWDDDVVFKNCAKGIDETKKDKRFVNDTLRSEFHKKFMEKYIK